In the genome of Magnolia sinica isolate HGM2019 chromosome 2, MsV1, whole genome shotgun sequence, one region contains:
- the LOC131236820 gene encoding dihydroorotate dehydrogenase (quinone), mitochondrial isoform X1 yields MAVRVSRNFLREALNRRLKAGALGGLRQSSTAAGGGPVIPHSSKKGRLLTGATIGLIIAGGAYVSTVDEATFCGWLFSATKLVNPFFSFLDPEVAHQLAVSAAARGWVPREKRPDSPLLGLEVWGRKFSNPVGLAAGFDKNAEAVEGLLGLGFGFVEVGSVTPIPQEGNPKPRIFRLREEGAIINRCGFNSEGIVVVAKRLGAQHGKRKLDDSSSSSFATNDEVKHGGKAGPGILGVNLGKNKTSEDASADYVQGVHTLSQFADYLVINVSSPNTPGLRKLQGRKQLKDLVKKVQAARDEMQWAEDGPPPLLVKIAPDLSKQDLEDIAAVALALHLDGLIISNTTISRPDPASRNPLANESGGLSGKPLFGLSTNVLRDMYVLTRGKIPLIGCGGVSSGEDAYKKIRAGATLVQLYTAFAYGGPALIPRIKAELAECLERDGYKSIQEAVGADCR; encoded by the exons ATGGCAGTTAGGGTTTCAAGGAATTTCCTCAGAGAGGCATTGAATAGACGGCTCAAAGCTGGAGCACTTGGTGGCCTACGGCAATCGAGCACGGCCGCGGGTGGGGGGCCCGTCATCCCGCACTCTTCGAAGAAG GGAAGGCTATTGACAGGAGCAACCATAGGCCTCATTATAGCTGGGGGAGCTTATGTGAGTACTGTGGATGAGGCAACCTTCTG TGGGTGGCTATTTTCAGCGACAAAACTTGTGAATCCATTCTTTTCTTTCCTAGATCCGGAGGTTGCTCATCAATTAGCAGTATCAGCAGCAGCTCGTGGCTGGGTTCCAAGGGAGAAGAGGCCAGACTCACCATTACTGGGACTTGAAGTCTGGGGAAGGAAATTTTCAAATCCAGTAGGTCTTGCAGCTGGTTTTGATAAAAATGCGGAGGCAGTTGAAGGTTTACTAGGGTTAGGCTTTGGCTTTGTAGAGGTTGGCTCGGTGACTCCTATTCCACAGGAGGGTAATCCAAAGCCTCGCATCTTCAGGTTGCGTGAGGAGGg TGCTATCATTAATCGCTGTGGCTTCAACAGTGAAGGCATTGTGGTTGTCGCAAAGCGGTTAGGTGCCCAGCATGGTAAGAGGAAGCTGGACGATTCCTCAAGCTCTTCTTTTGCAACCAATGATGAAGTAAAACATGGAGGAAAAGCAGGCCCTGGCATTCTTGGAGTCAATCTTGGAAAGAATAAGACAAGTGAAGATGCTTCTGCTGATTATGTTCAAGGAGTCCACACTTTATCACAGTTTGCAGACTACTTG GTTATAAATGTTTCGTCACCAAACACTCCTGGATTGCGTAAACTTCAAGGGAGAAAACAACTGAAGGATCTGGTTAAGAAG GTACAAGCTGCCCGGGATGAAATGCAGTGGGCCGAGGATGGTCCACCCCCGTTGCTAGTGAAGATTGCTCCTGACCTCTCTAAACAGGACCTTGAAGATATTGCAGCG GTTGCTCTTGCTCTCCACTTGGATGGATTG ATTATATCAAATACAACAATTTCAAGACCAGATCCTGCAAGTAGAAATCCATTGGCTAACGAATCAGGTGGCTTGAGCGGGAAACCTCTGTTTGGTCTATCCACCAATGTTCTCCGGGACATGTATGTTCTCACAAGG GGAAAAATCCCTCTTATAGGCTGTGGGGGTGTTAGCAG TGGTGAGGATGCATACAAAAAGATACGAGCTGGAGCAACCCTTGTGCAGCTTTACACAGCCTTTGCATATGGAGGACCTGCACTCATTCCTCGTATAAAG GCTGAACTAGCAGAGTGCTTGGAAAGGGATGGTTACAAGTCAATCCAAGAAGCTGTGGGTGCTGATTGTAGATAG
- the LOC131236820 gene encoding dihydroorotate dehydrogenase (quinone), mitochondrial isoform X2 produces MAVRVSRNFLREALNRRLKAGALGGLRQSSTAAGGGPVIPHSSKKGRLLTGATIGLIIAGGAYVSTVDEATFCGWLFSATKLVNPFFSFLDPEVAHQLAVSAAARGWVPREKRPDSPLLGLEVWGRKFSNPVGLAAGFDKNAEAVEGLLGLGFGFVEVGSVTPIPQEGNPKPRIFRLREEGAIINRCGFNSEGIVVVAKRLGAQHGKRKLDDSSSSSFATNDEVKHGGKAGPGILGVNLGKNKTSEDASADYVQGVHTLSQFADYLVINVSSPNTPGLRKLQGRKQLKDLVKKVQAARDEMQWAEDGPPPLLVKIAPDLSKQDLEDIAAIISNTTISRPDPASRNPLANESGGLSGKPLFGLSTNVLRDMYVLTRGKIPLIGCGGVSSGEDAYKKIRAGATLVQLYTAFAYGGPALIPRIKAELAECLERDGYKSIQEAVGADCR; encoded by the exons ATGGCAGTTAGGGTTTCAAGGAATTTCCTCAGAGAGGCATTGAATAGACGGCTCAAAGCTGGAGCACTTGGTGGCCTACGGCAATCGAGCACGGCCGCGGGTGGGGGGCCCGTCATCCCGCACTCTTCGAAGAAG GGAAGGCTATTGACAGGAGCAACCATAGGCCTCATTATAGCTGGGGGAGCTTATGTGAGTACTGTGGATGAGGCAACCTTCTG TGGGTGGCTATTTTCAGCGACAAAACTTGTGAATCCATTCTTTTCTTTCCTAGATCCGGAGGTTGCTCATCAATTAGCAGTATCAGCAGCAGCTCGTGGCTGGGTTCCAAGGGAGAAGAGGCCAGACTCACCATTACTGGGACTTGAAGTCTGGGGAAGGAAATTTTCAAATCCAGTAGGTCTTGCAGCTGGTTTTGATAAAAATGCGGAGGCAGTTGAAGGTTTACTAGGGTTAGGCTTTGGCTTTGTAGAGGTTGGCTCGGTGACTCCTATTCCACAGGAGGGTAATCCAAAGCCTCGCATCTTCAGGTTGCGTGAGGAGGg TGCTATCATTAATCGCTGTGGCTTCAACAGTGAAGGCATTGTGGTTGTCGCAAAGCGGTTAGGTGCCCAGCATGGTAAGAGGAAGCTGGACGATTCCTCAAGCTCTTCTTTTGCAACCAATGATGAAGTAAAACATGGAGGAAAAGCAGGCCCTGGCATTCTTGGAGTCAATCTTGGAAAGAATAAGACAAGTGAAGATGCTTCTGCTGATTATGTTCAAGGAGTCCACACTTTATCACAGTTTGCAGACTACTTG GTTATAAATGTTTCGTCACCAAACACTCCTGGATTGCGTAAACTTCAAGGGAGAAAACAACTGAAGGATCTGGTTAAGAAG GTACAAGCTGCCCGGGATGAAATGCAGTGGGCCGAGGATGGTCCACCCCCGTTGCTAGTGAAGATTGCTCCTGACCTCTCTAAACAGGACCTTGAAGATATTGCAGCG ATTATATCAAATACAACAATTTCAAGACCAGATCCTGCAAGTAGAAATCCATTGGCTAACGAATCAGGTGGCTTGAGCGGGAAACCTCTGTTTGGTCTATCCACCAATGTTCTCCGGGACATGTATGTTCTCACAAGG GGAAAAATCCCTCTTATAGGCTGTGGGGGTGTTAGCAG TGGTGAGGATGCATACAAAAAGATACGAGCTGGAGCAACCCTTGTGCAGCTTTACACAGCCTTTGCATATGGAGGACCTGCACTCATTCCTCGTATAAAG GCTGAACTAGCAGAGTGCTTGGAAAGGGATGGTTACAAGTCAATCCAAGAAGCTGTGGGTGCTGATTGTAGATAG